The window TGCAGGGCGGAAGCGGTCTTGATGTCCACGTGGAACCTTCGCGGGAGGAGGCCGGGGGTCCTTCCCAGTGTCTCAGCCGCACTTCGGGATCTTGACCGGGGTACCCGGGAACGACCGAGTGTGGCGGATATCGGCCACGAAGCCCTGTTCGGTCCCGCACTCTGCGGATAACGTCATCCCGTGGCTCAGTTCCGACTCCAAGGCAGCAAGGTGCTCGCCGTCGACCTGACCGGGGACGCCGTCAAAGCGAAAAACGGCTCCATGGTCGCGTACGACGGCCAGATGGCCTTCAAGAAGATGACCGGCGGTGGCGAAGGCCTCCGCGGGATGGTGACCCGCCGGCTGACCGGCGAACAGATGACGGTGATGGAGGTCCAGGGGCAGGGCACCTGCTTCTTCGCCGACCGCGCGAGCGAGATCAATCTGGTCCACCTGCGCGGCGAGAAGCTGCACGTCGAGGCCGGCAACCTGCTGTGCACCGACGCCGGTCTGCGCACCGGCACGACCTTCACCGGCCTGCGCGGCGCGACGTCGGGCAACGGCCTGTTCACCACGACCGTGGAGGGCTCCGGCCAGGCCGCGATCATGTCCGACGGTCCGGCGGTCGTGCTGCGCGTCAGCGCCCAGTACCCGCTGTCGGTCGACCCGGGCGCGTACGTCGCGCACACC of the Streptomyces sp. NBC_01426 genome contains:
- a CDS encoding AIM24 family protein, giving the protein MAQFRLQGSKVLAVDLTGDAVKAKNGSMVAYDGQMAFKKMTGGGEGLRGMVTRRLTGEQMTVMEVQGQGTCFFADRASEINLVHLRGEKLHVEAGNLLCTDAGLRTGTTFTGLRGATSGNGLFTTTVEGSGQAAIMSDGPAVVLRVSAQYPLSVDPGAYVAHTGNLRQSFQSGVNFRTLIGEGSGEAFQIRFEGEGLVYVQPSERNTIGGDV